A stretch of the Perca flavescens isolate YP-PL-M2 chromosome 3, PFLA_1.0, whole genome shotgun sequence genome encodes the following:
- the LOC114551659 gene encoding LOW QUALITY PROTEIN: alpha-2-macroglobulin-like (The sequence of the model RefSeq protein was modified relative to this genomic sequence to represent the inferred CDS: inserted 2 bases in 1 codon), protein MGRPGIQMWTWKLCVFLSWMCVGQAVAGPQYMVAIPAILESGAETKFCTSLLQPSETLEMSVTLMSQKANTILLKKTSSKTFHTCTKFKVPVVQNEVVQNFVVEVRGHTFYSKEVRKVKIQVYQPMTFIQTDKPIYLPGQTVQFRVITLDTKLRPVNQLYDVIKIEDSNSNRIGQWLNETSNSKILQXFYPLNSEAREGAYQVIVSIGSDQIQNVFEVKNYVLPKFYLQIKAFDEVSINREEIKAEVCATYTYGQPVPGSVDFKVCRPLNAYVGVPLVYTPCYEKTKQMDKKGCATFIFPMSTFTKLAQQALQDVLQLSANMKEEGTGISISQEKTTVISYVVGKLSFTDTPKIYNKGSNVEGKVKAVNYNNAPIPDMPVFLFEGERWSSRWLQNLRTDSDGVATFSLSTADFKGDIHLQVSNTQTLGYPPYRTPYYEAKDHTVSLATLSSPDSKTVSFLDVKKKDEPLSCDKEEEIFIQYSIVGEAQGFVDVMYLVLSRGAIVIQGVERAKVKRKLVNEGKVSFKLTVSPDMAPNVQVVAYAILPSETVIANSADFSTEQCFSNKVSLKFSPSSAVPGEETIMQVTARPESLCGVSAVDQSVLIMEPGKTLDADKIFQLLPVTTMSSIPYDVQDSEPCWSVGPRKYGLPYPNGDGTVGAYTVFQNVGMKMATNMDIKEPLCLFHTRREYYQSFGFKPFGLEEMAAPVLVEAPNMPSPDKSPIVTVRTFFPETWIWDLVEVGGSGTKEVSLTVPDTITTWETEAFCLSPRGFGLAPRKNITVFQPFFLELSLPYSIIRGEHFELKATTFNYLTSCIMVTVTPTPSLDYTLTPLSGDQYTSCLCGSERKTLSWTMAPSALGVVNVSVSAEAVTSQISCDNEIVSVPERGRIDVVTRPLIVKAEGTEMTKTYNWLLCPKGKALTEEMDVKLPKNMIDGSARASVSVLGDILGRALKNLDGLLQMPYGCGEQNMALLAPDIYILEYLRNTQQLTPAIREKATNFLTSGYQRQLNYKHQDGAYSAFGTGTGNTWLTAFVLRSFAKAQSFIYIDPANIEASVTWLKSKQRKNGCFEQSGKLFNNRMKGGVSDEVTLSAYITAAFLEMHSSIDGPVKQSLSCLKESISDLSNTYTTALLAYVFTLAGDMETRAHLLKHLDTVVLQKGGFLHWSQTATETSASLSVEISSYVLLAKLSASPTVEDLGYASRIVRWLTSQQNYYGGFSSTQDTVVALQALALYSTLVFSPEGSSTVTVQSPSGQLVFDVNQNNKLLYQEKQLQDMTGKYSLEVKGTACAAIQISLVYNIPTPADVTTLSVEVKPEADCASKIPKLSLNLRSLYSGKESSTNMVILDIKMLSGFVPDPESLNMLKGALLVDRVEQKEDHVLVYIRELPKDIGINHSLKLIQEHQVQNLKPAVVKIYDYYQPSDQSDTEYIHPCVAA, encoded by the exons ATGGGTCGTCCTGGGATTCAGATGTGGACATGGAAACTGTGTGTCTTCTTGAGCTGGATGTGCGTGGGCCAAGCGGTGGCAGGACC GCAGTACATGGTAGCCATTCCTGCAATTCTTGAATCTGGAGCCGAGACCAAATTCTGTACGAGTCTCCTGCAGCCCAGCGAGACTCTGGAAATGAGCGTCACTCTGATGTCCCAAAAGGCGAATACAATCCTTCTGAAGAAGACGTCCAGTAAAACCTTTCATACCTGCACTAAATTTAAG GTTCCTGTAGTGCAGAATGAAGTGGTGCAGAACTTCGTGGTGGAGGTACGAGGCCACACATTCTACTCTAAAGAAGTCCGAAAAGTTAAGATCCAAGTCTATCAACCAATGACATTCATCCAAACCGATAAACCAATCTACCTCCCAGGACAAACGG tgcAATTCAGAGTCATCACACTGGATACCAAGTTAAGACCTGTCAATCAGCTG TACGATGTAATCAAAATTGAG GATTCTAACAGCAACAGGATTGGACAGTGGCTGAATGAAACCTCAAATAGTAAGATATTGCA CTTTTACCCCTTGAACTCTGAGGCCCGTGAAGGAGCCTATCAAGTTATTGTGTCGATTGGGTCAGATCAAATACAAAACGTATTTGAGGTGAAAAATTACG TTTTGCCTAAATTTTACCTGCAAATAAAAGCATTTGATGAAGTAAGTATTAATCGGGAAGAAATCAAAGCTGAAGTCTGTGCAAC GTATACATATGGACAACCTGTGCCGGGCAGTGTTGACTTTAAGGTGTGCCGACCTTTAAATGCCTATGTTGGTGTACCTCTTGTATACACCCCTTGCTACGAAAAAACAAAGCAG ATGGACAAGAAGGGCTGTGCCACTTTCATCTTCCCAATGTCAACTTTCACAAAACTTGCACAGCAGGCGCTTCAAGATGTACTGCAACTCAGTGCAAATATGAAAGAGGAGGGGACAG GTATTTCAATCTCACAGGAGAAGACTACGGTGATTTCATATGTTGTTGGAAAGCTGTCTTTCACTGACACTCCCAAGATTTATAACAAAGGATCAAATGTGGAAGGAAAA GTTAAAGCAGTTAATTACAATAATGCACCCATTCCTGACATGCCGGTGTTCCTGTTTGAGGGAGAAAGGTGGTCTTCGCGTTGGTTACAGAATCTCAGAACAGACAGTGATGGTGTCGCCACTTTCTCATTAAGCACAGCTGACTTTAAAGGGGACATCCACTTACAA GTtagcaacacacagacactgggCTACCCTCCTTACAGAACACCATACTACGAGGCTAAAGATCACACAGTGTCTTTGGCCACGCTTTCTTCTCCTGATTCTAAAACGGTCAGCTTCCTGGATGTAAAGAAGAAGGATGAACCTCTTTCCTgtgacaaagaagaagaaatcttCATCCAATACAGCATAGTTGGAGAGGCCCAGGGCTTTGTGGATGTGATGTATCTG GTCTTATCAAGAGGAGCCATTGTTATACAAGGAGTTGAACGGGCCAAAGTCAAACGTAAATTGG TGAATGAGGGCAAGGTGTCCTTTAAGCTGACAGTGTCTCCAGACATGGCACCAAACGTCCAGGTTGTGGCTTACGCAATCCTCCCCAGTGAGACTGTGATCGCCAACAGCGCGGACTTCTCTACGGAGCAATGCTTCAGTAACAAG GTGTCTCTGAAGTTTTCCCCGTCCTCGGCCGTCCCAGGAGAGGAGACAATCATGCAGGTTACCGCCCGGCCAGAATCTCTGTGTGGTGTGAGCGCTGTTGACCAGAGCGTCCTCATCATGGAGCCAGGGAAGACTCTGGATGCAGACAAG ATATTTCAATTGTTGCCAGTCACAACAATGTCCTCTATTCCATATGACGTTCAAGATAGTGAGCCATGTTGGTCTGTGGGACCAAGAAAATATGGTTTGCCATACCCCAATGGTGATGGGACAGTTGGTGCTTATACAGTTTTCCAG AACGTAGGGATGAAGATGGCAACAAACATGGATATCAAAGAGCCTTTGTGCCTCTTCCACACAAGAAGAGAATACTACCAGA gttttggGTTTAAGCCTTTCGGATTGGAAGAAATGGCAGCCCCTGTCCTTGTGGAAGCTCCTAATATGCCATCTCCTGATAAATCCCCAATAGTGACAGTCCGCACTTTCTTCCCAGAGACCTGGATATGGGACCTGGTGGAAGTTGG AGGGTCTGGAACGAAGGAGGTGTCCCTCACTGTCCCGGACACCATCACCACCTGGGAGACGGAGGCTTTCTGTCTGTCCCCTCGGGGTTTCGGCTTGGCTCCACGTAAAAACATCACCGTCTTCCAGCCCTTCTTCCTGGAGCTCAGCCTGCCCTACTCCATCATTCGGGGAGAGCACTTTGAACTGAAGGCCACCACCTTCAACTACCTGACCAGCTGCATCAtg GTCACTGTGACTCCAACCCCCTCCTTGGATTACACCCTCACCCCCCTCTCCGGTGACCAGTACACATCCTGTCTGTGTGGCAGTGAGCGCAAGACCCTCAGCTGGACCATGGCCCCCTCAGCCTTAG GAGTTGTAAATGTGTCGGTGAGTGCTGAGGCCGTGACATCCCAAATTTCATGTGACAATGAGATTGTGAGCGTGCCTGAAAGGGGACGAATTGATGTGGTCACACGACCTCTCATAGTAAAG GCTGAGGGAACTGAGATGACAAAGACCTACAACTGGCTGCTCTGCCCAAAAG GGAAAGCTTTGACAGAGGAAATGGACGTAAAACTCCCTAAGAACATGATTGATGGATCTGCCCGTGCTTCAGTATCGGTCCTTG gTGACATTCTGGGCCGGGCTCTGAAGAACCTGGATGGGCTGCTGCAGATGCCGTATGGATGTGGTGAGCAGAACATGGCGCTCCTTGCCCCAGACATCTACATCCTCGAGTACCTGAGAAACACACAGCAGCTGACCCCAGCCATCAGGGAAAAGGCTACCAACTTCCTGACCAGTG GCTACCAGAGACAGCTGAACTACAAACATCAGGACGGTGCTTACAGCGCATTTGGAACAGGAACAGGGAACACTTG GCTGACTGCATTTGTGTTGAGATCGTTTGCCAAAGCTCAGTCTTTCATCTACATTGACCCAGCGAACATTGAAGCGTCCGTGACCTGGCTGAAAAGTAAACAACGAAAAAATGGCTGTTTTGAACAGTCAGGAAAGCTCTTCAACAACAGAATGAAG GGTGGTGTGTCTGATGAAGTTACTCTCAGTGCCTACATCACTGCTGCCTTCTTGGAGATGCATTCTTCCATAGAT GGTCCTGTGAAGCAGAGCTTGTCTTGCCTCAAGGAGTCGATCAGTGACCTCAGCAACACCTACACCACAGCTCTGCTGGCGTACGTCTTCACCCTGGCAGGAGACATGGAGACCCGTGCTCACCTACTGAAGCACCTAGACACTGTTGTATTACAAAAAG gaggtttcctccactggtctcagacagCAACAGAAACgtcagcctctctgtctgtgGAGATCAGCTCCTATGTGCTGCTGGCTAAACTCAGTGCCTCTCCGACTGTTGAAGACCTGGGCTACGCCAGCCGCATCGTTAGATGGCTGACTAGCCAGCAGAACTATTATGGAGGATTCTCCTCCACACAG gacACCGTGGTGGCTCTTCAGGCTCTGGCTCTCTACTCCACTCTGGTGTTCAGTCCAGAGGGTTCAAGCACAGTGACGGTCCAGTCTCCCAGTGGCCAGCTGGTGTTTGATGTGAATCAGAACAACAAGCTGCTCTACCAGGAGAAGCAGCTGCAGGACATGACAGGAAAGTACAGCCTGGAGGTGAAGGGCACTGCGTGTGCTGCAATACAG ATTTCTCTCGTCTATAACATCCCGACTCCTGCTGATGTTACCACTCTCAGTGTTGAGGTCAAACCAGAGGCAGACTGCGCCAGCAAAATACCCAAACTCAGTCTGAACCTAAGATCCCT ATATAGTGGAAAGGAGTCGAGCACAAACATGGTTATCCTGGATATCAAAATGCTCTCTGGATTTGTCCCAGACCCAGAGTCTCTGAACATG CTCAAAGGTGCCCTGCTGGTGGATCGTGTTGAACAAAAGGAGGATCATGTTCTGGTGTACATACGGGAG TTACCGAAGGACATAGGCATCAACCACAGCCTGAAGCTCATACAGGAGCACCAAGTGCAGAACCTGAAGCCAGCCGTGGTCAAGATCTACGACTACTACCAGCCAA GTGACCAGTCTGATACAGAATACATCCACCCTTGTGTTGCAG CTTGA